Genomic segment of Corynebacterium urealyticum DSM 7109:
GTAGTGCTGAGACCGCGCTCACGGGAAGCGGCGAGAAGGCTGCTGAGGGCCTCGCGGGCGGGCTGGGAAGTGAGCTGCATGCTGGAAGGTTGGGTTGTCACTGTGGGGATTGCCTTCTTTTCTCGGTCGTGGTTGGGAAACTGGCTCTGCATGCCGCCGGGAAATCACTGTTCTTTTTATGGGCGCTGGGGCAGTGGCATGCTGCACGTCCACCCTGATGATGGCCGAGCTAGTCTTCTGACTTGTGGTCAATGACGGGGTGGCGGCCGGCAGAGTCTACGTGGCTGGGCTCCAGCTGTCGCTGCGGGCTCGTCGCCTGGGAGAGCTGAGAATTGGCCAGTGCCTCCCGGTTCGCCCGCACGAGGCCGGGCTTGTAGACCTTTTCCGACTCCTTGGTGGCCTCTCCCGACTCGTTGGCGAGCATGACCGCAACCCAGGGCAGCGGAACACTGATGAACGCCACCACCGCGCCCAGCATGAGGTTATTGGTGACCCACAGCAGGATCACGGCCAAGACAAGCACCGGGATGCGGGCGATCTGGAGCCCCAAATATAGGCGACGCCGGTGGTGCCAGTCCTCCAGCTGCGACTTCTTTGCGTCGGTGATCCGGTCAACCCGCTTGCCAGGACGGCGGAAACGGCGCGCTCCGGTGGCCGAAGTGCCCCGGGTACGACCGGCACGTTTCTCTGCTGCTGACATACCGTCTACGGTAGTACGAGAGTCAATTGTGGGAAGCCCCCAGGGGCAAGATGGAGGATTGTGAGCGCCACGAGCACCAGCACGCTGGAACGTCCGAAGGTTGATGAGCGGGAGCAGACTCAGGACGACACCCCAAAGTTTTTCCACTACGTCAAGAAGGACCAGATCGTGGAGTCGGCGGTCATGGGCCGATTGGTGGTTGCACTGTGCGGTGAAACCTTCCCGGTGACGAAGCAGGCAAAACCGGGTTCCCCGGTGTGCCCGGAGTGCGAGGAAATTTACCAGAGCCTGCGTAAGAAGTAGGTCCGATACAAGGTGAAAAGAACCCTCCGTGCCTGGCAGCAGGAGGCCCTGGACCTCTATCAGGAGCAGCAGCCGCGGGATTTCCTGGCGGTTGCAACCCCGGGTGCCGGTAAGACCACCTTCGCCCTGACGCTGGCGTCGATGTTGCTGGAGAAGCGCGTTGTCCAGCGACTCGTCATCGTGGTTCCCACCGAGCACTTGAAGGTCCAGTGGGCGCTCTCCGCCGCTGCCATGGGGATTGCCCTCGACGCCGAGTTTTCTAACTCCTCGCCATTCAACAACGCCTTCGACGGCGTGGCCGTGACCTATGCCCAGGTTGGTATGAAGCCCACCAAGCACTATCAGGTGGCCACAGCTCAGAAGACCCTAGTGATCCTCGATGAGATCCACCACGCGGGTGACGCGAAGAGTTGGGGAGACGGCGTGCGCTTGGCCTATGCCCACGCTGAGCGCCGGCTGGCGCTGACCGGTACCCCGTTCCGCTCCGATGACGCCCAGATCCCTTTCGTGGACTATATCGAGGTCCCGGGCACCGACGGTGCGCTGGAGTCTCGAGCGGACTACACCTACGGATACTCGGAGGCGCTTCGCGACGGCGTGGTCCGGCCGGTGGTCTTCATGGCCTACTCCGGCCACGCCCGGTGGCGTTCCAGCGCGGGCGAGGAGTTCGAGGCCCGGTTGGGTGAGACCCTCACTCCGGAACAGACCGCCCGCGCGTGGCGGACGGCGCTGGACCCGAAGGGGGAGTGGATCCCCGCGGTACTGAAGGCTGCTCACACTCGCCTGCTGAAGCTGCGCACCCACATCCCGGATGCTGGCGGTCTGGTCATCGCGACCGATAAGACGACTGCCCGCGCCTACGCCAAGATCCTGTCGACGATCAGCAGCACTCCGGTTACCGTCGTCCTTTCCGATGAGGTCGGTGCCTCCGACCGCATTAAGGAATTCTCCGCCAGCCAGGATGAATGGATGGTTGCGGTGCGCATGGTCTCGGAGGGTGTGGACGTGCCCCGCTTAGCGGTGGGTGTTTATGCCACGAGCGCGGCGACTCCGCTGTTCTTCGCCCAGGCAATCGGCCGCTTCGTGCGCTCCCGCCGCAAGGGTGAGTCCGCCAGCGTGTTCCTGCCCAGCGTGCCGGTGCTGTTGGATCTGGCGTCCAAGCTGGAAAAGCAGCGCAACCACGTGCTTGGCGTTCCTAAGAAGGACGAGGAAGGCTGGGACGATGAGCTGCTGGCTCAGGCTAACCGCGAGGAGAACGAGCCAGATGAGCTGACGACCTACGAGTCCATCGGTGCGGAGGCCGAACTGGATTCTTTGATTTACGACGGCTCGACCTACGGTACGACCACTCTGGCCGGTTCCGCGGAGGAACAGGATTATCTGGGTCTACCAGGCTTGTTGGACGCGGAACAGATGCGCACCCTGTTGCAGCAGCGACAGGCCGACCAGGTCGAGGCACGAGCCCGAGAAGCCGAGGAGCGTAAGCGCCGGGAGGCCGAAGCACGACGCAACGGTAGTGCTGCCGGTGGAATGAGCGGCGCGGAGGCGCACCGTCGCCGGGTGGCCAGCGAGGAGCTGCCGGCGTTGCGCAAGGAGCTCAACGCGCTCGTGAACATGACGGCGGCACGGACCGGTAGACCACAGGGGTCGATCCACAACGAGGCTCGCCGCAACTGTGGTGGACCTCCGACCGCGTTGTGCACCGCTGAGCAGCTGCGAGACCGTATCGCCTACCTGCGCGACTGGTAGGCTGTGCCCTCATGCCGGGTACACCGCAGCCCGGGTCAGGGATATGAGAAAAATTCCGAGAAAGGATCGTTGAGGCGAGATGGCGAAGAAGAATCCAGCTGGTGGCCAGCCGGCCGTACAGCCCCGCGCGCCCCAGGTAGCCAGCCGGATGTCGCTGGCCGCGCTGATCCTGGGTGTGCTCGCCCTACCGGCGGGCCTGCTCCCGCTGATCGGCATCTTTGTGGCGATGATCGCGCTGGTGGTGGCGATCATCGCGTTGGTCCGCGCGAACCGCCACGCCACGGCGCGAACCTACCCCATCGTGGGGCTCGTGCTCGCAATTCTCGCGATGGGCCTTGCACTGATCACAACGAAGGTAGCTACCGAGTTTCCGGAGCAGTGCCAGGGACTCAGCGACGACAAGCTAACCCAATGCGTCAAGGAGCACCGAGGAAACTAGCTCCACGCTGGTTGGTGTTGTGGTTGCCGAAAAAGAACGCTCCTCGAACAAGGGGCAGATAACGAGAAAACAACCGCCGGGACACCCGGCGGTTGTTTTGCTTTTCCGGCTCCGCATAAGCCGGTTAGACGTGCGCTTTAGTCCAAGTAGTCCCGCAGAACCTGGGAGCGGGATGGGTGGCGCAGCTTGGACATCGTCTTCGACTCGATCTGGCGGATGCGCTCACGGGTCACACCGTAAACCTGTCCGATCTCGTCCAGGGTGCGCGGCATGCCATCGGTCAGACCGAAGCGGAGCTTTACCACGCCGGCCTCACGCTCGGAGAGGGTATGCAAGACGTCCTGCAGCTGGTCCTGCAGCAGTGTGAAGGACACCGCGTCCACGGCGATGACAGCTTCGGAGTCCTCGATGAAGTCTCCCAGCTGGGAATCGCCCTCGTCGCCGATGGTCTGATCCAGGGAGATTGGCTCGCGGGCGTACTGCTGGATCTCCAGCACCTTGTCGACCGTGATGTCCATCTCGCGGGCTAGCTCTTCTGGCGTCGGCTCTCGGCCCAGGTCCTGCAGCAGCTCGCGCTGAATGCGACCGAGCTTGTTGATGACTTCCACCATGTGAACCGGGATGCGGATCGTGCGTGCCTGGTCAGCCATCGCACGCGTGATCGCTTGGCGGATCCACCAGGTGGCGTAGGTGGAGAACTTATATCCCTTGGAATAGTCGAACTTCTCCACCGCACGGATCAGGCCCAGGTTGCCCTCCTGGATCAGGTCCAGGAAGGCCATGCCGCGCCCGGTGTAGCGCTTGGCCAGCGAGACCACGAGGCGCAGGTTTGCCTCCAGCAGGTGGTTCTTTGCCTTGCGGCCGTCTCGGTCAATCTCGCGCAGGTCGCGGCGGTTCATTGGGGAGAGGCGCTCACCGGACTCCTTGATCTGCTTGAGCCGGTAGTTTGCGTACAGGCCAGCCTCGATGCGCTTTGCCAGCGAGACCTCCTGCTCCGCGTTCAGCAGGGCGACCTTACCGATCTGCTTCAGATAGGCGCGGACGGAGTCTGCAGATGCGGTGAGGGCAGCGTCGCGGCGGGCCTGGCGCAGAGCGGCGGACTCGTCCTCGTCCCACACGCTGTCGTCGCGTCCGTCCTTGGAGGTCGAGGACTCCTCTTCGTCGTCCTCGTCTTCTTCCTCCTCGTCGGCGTCCTCATCCTCATCCTCGAGGTCGTCGCCGAGGTCGTCATCGAGATCCTCGTCCAGGTCCTCGTTGATGTCCTCCAGATCCGGCTCGACATCGTGATCGAACTCTTCGTCGACGTCCTCCGGATCCTCGTTGGCGGTGATCTCGGCGTCCTTGCTCTTCGCTTCGAGCTGTTCCTGCGTCTTCGCAGCAGCCGTCGCCTTGGTAGCCTTCCGTGCGGTCTTCTTGGCAGCCTTCTTGGCGGTCTTTTTCGCCGTCTTTTTAGCGGTCTTCTTGGCGGTCTTTTTCGCCGTCTTCTTCGCGACCTTGCGGGTGGCCTTCTTAGCCGCCTTCTTCGCCGTCTTCTTCGCGATCTTCTTTGGCTCCTCGACTGCATCTTCAGACGCAGACGCTGCTACGTCTGCTGCGTCTGTTGCGGCAGCTGCGGACGCCGTCTTCTTCGCGGCAGTGGCGCTTGTTACCTTGCGGGCCGTGCGCTTGACTGCCTTGCGAGCCGTCTTCTTGGCGACTTTCCGTGCAGCAGTGCCAGTCGTCCCGCTTGCGTCCTGGACGCTATCACCGCTGGTGGTTGAGTCTTGAGAAGCCACAGAAGCCCTTTCGGTCGGGGATTGTTGCAACGTACGGCTGTGGCCGCCGGGCAAAGCCGGCGACCTCGTTGTACGTTTAGGAAGGTTCCCCGCTCGGGGTGTCCCTACCAGTCGCTATCCAAACTACGTTTGCTCGCCGATTCCTGGTGGATAGCGACCAGGAATTGACGCATTTTGTTCTACTCGCCAGCATACGTCCGCCAACGAATTCGTGTCGGTGACGTCAGTCCGACCCGGCCTGCAGGGCGGTGTTCTGCTGCGGAGTAGTTTCTCTGAGCAGCCGGAATGCTGCTCCTGGCGCCCAAGCGCCCAACGGCCGACCATTATAGCCAAGCTTTATTGCTCATGCCGGTTAGGGGCGTAGCCCCCAAGAAGCGGCGAGTCCCGCCCCAATGACGCCCGCGCTGTTGAAGTGTCGCGCGATGCTCACACGGACCGAAGGCTCTTCGAGCTCAAGCTTGGGCAACCACCGGTCTGATTCGGCGGAGATCCCGCCGCCGAGGATCAGCTCCTGGGGCCGCAGCAACGCGACATAGGTGTTGAGCACCGTGCTCACCCGGGCTGCCCACTCGGGGAAAGAAAGGTGCTGCCGAGCCTTCACCGCCGCCGAGGCCCAATGCTCTGCAGCGCTGGGGGAGCCGTCGTCCGTCAACACGGTTAGGTGCCCCAGCTCGGTATTGGGGTACAACCTGCTTCCGCGGAAGAGAGCAGAGCCGATCCCTGTGCCAAAGGTCAGGAAGAGCCGACTGTATTCCGGGTCAGCAGCCTCGCCGGCGGCGCACGGGCCGCATTCAGAAATGCCGGCAGCGTCGGCGTCGTTGAGGAAGAACCACTCTACCTGGAGGGCGGAACGATCCGACGGGCCGTACGACAACGCCTTCCTCAGGGCGTCGTCGAACACCGCGGCGGGTCGGGTACCGATCCAGGAATGCGCGATATTCGCTGCGGTGCGTGCCTGCTGGTTGGCTACCACGCTGGGAATGGCTACGCCGATCCGGAGGTTCTGAACCCTGCTGAGGGAAGATGCCCCGGGGAGGCCCGTGCCAAGTTCTTGGGCGAGTACCTGTGTTGCGAGGGTCGCGACGGCACCCGCGACGGCTTCTGGGGTTGCTGGTTGGGGAGTGGGGGCGGTGAATCTTTCCCCAACGAGACAGTGGTTGCGGGTGTCGACGAAGCCCGCCTTGATTGCGGAGCCTCCGACGTCGACGCCCACGGTGATGCCCGCCCATTCAGCGCTATTCGCCTGCTCGGTGCTCATGGGTCTGAATGCTACACATCAGTGGTATCTGTGGAGGCATGACCGAGACCTTGTTGCTTGATAAATCCACCACTAACTATGTCCCCGAGGAGATCCCGGGCGCAGCGAACGTACGCGAGCTGCAGGCTGCTGCTGAATATGTTGCCGCACGCGCTGCCGCCTTGGTGCTGCGCATCCGCCGGGAACGCACTGAAGGTGAGGCGGTGGCGGGCTCCGTCATCGAGCTGATGGGTTCGGCGATGCCGGTGGCGCAGACCAAGTCTTCCGCAGTCGACCCTGTTACCGAAGCGGATCGTGCCGCGGAGAATTTTATCCGCGAGTGGCTGCACGCCCAGTTCCCGCAGGCCACCGTCGTCGGCGAGGAGGAAGGGGCGGATGACCCTGCCCCCGATTCCAGCCTCGCTGAGGCAGCTGGGGCACGGCTGGAGTGGATCGTCGATCCGATCGACGGCACCGTCAACTTCGTCTACGGGATTCCTGCTTTTTCGGTGTCGGTGGCTGCTGCCTTCAACGGAGTGCCGGTGGCCGGTGCGGTTGTGGACGCTGCCCACAGCCACGTTTTTGGGGCCTGTGTCGGTGGCCCAGCGACTGTCGCCCCCATTGATTTGAAGGGCGAGGGAGTAGTCGTCGGTGAGCATAAGAATATTAGCCGACAGGAAGGACGGAAGGACGCTGCGCAGGCACTCGTAGCGACCGGCTTTTCCTATGACGCCGAGCGCCGTCAGCGGCAGGCACACGTGTTGGGAAACGTCCTGCCCCACGTGCGAGACATCCGACGCTTGGGCTCCGCCGCACTCGACCTCTGCATGGTGGCTAGCGGTCAGGTGGATGGCTACTACGAGCACGGGCTTAACGGCTGGGACTACGCTGCCGGCGCGTTGATTGCTGCTCGAGCGGGAGCGACCGTTGTTATCCCCACGCTTGACTACACGGCGGAGAGCGGATTGCCCATCATCGCAGGCGTACCGGGGGTGCAGGAAGAACTCGAAAAAATGCTGTTGAGCCAGGGTGCAGGGGGTAGCATCGAGCAGCTTTCTTTGCCATGAGTAGGGGGGAGGTGACAAGTATGCACCTCATGGCCTAATATCCGCCTTCAGCACGCATGAGGCGCCCTCAAATAAGCGCCGAATGGCTGCCGCGAAGAATGGGCTTGTGACCCTTAAGGCGGCAGGTGGCGGGGATCCCGCCCAATAATCAATGAGCATCATCCGAGGAGTGTGGGAGGACAACGATGGCCACGGACTACGATGCACCGCGGCGGAGCGCTGAGGAAGAGCTGGAGACTGACTCTCTCGAAGGCCTGAAGGCCGCAGAGAAGGCAGAGCCAGCGATCTCGGACACCGATGATGGCGAAATTGTGGAGCCCTTCGAATTGCCGATGGAGGAAGTCTCCGGGGAGGAGCTATCCACCACGGTTACGCCGAAGCAGAACGACGAGTTCACCTGCTCCGAGTGCTTCCTCGTCCAGCACCGAAGCCGTGTTGGTGAGAAGCTCAGCGATACCGAGTTTATCTGTGTCGACTGCGTTTAAGGCATAAAGGGACCCGGCCTGCGGGGAAAGCTGAGCAGGCCGGGTATGCGGAGGCGCTGGGATCCCTTAGTAAATGGGCCTTCCCAGCGCCTCCAGCAGTTTCTGGGGGTTCTTGCTGGAGACTAGCCAGTACGGGGTGGGGTCCAGTGGATCATCGAGCACGAGCATCGCCATCGTAGGAATCCACCCCTTGTGAATAACGAAGGCCGCAGGGTCGAGCTGGCGACCTAACGCAGCCTGCTTCGCGGTGGGTGGGATGACCAGCGTGCGGTCGACTACGGAGGCGGGGAGTTGTGCGTCGCCCGCGCGGATAATTCTTTCACCCTGGGAGTTCTCGAACACCTCGATCTTTGTGCGGGATAGTGCGATAAGCCCCCACGCCGCAGGGGCAGCCGCGATCACCCCGGCGACGAGCAACCACCACCAGTCGCGCCCCATTTGCGCCTGCCAGGCGATGATGGCGACCACGCCGATGGCAGCGAGCCACCAGGACAGCGGTACCCGCTGGGACTCGCTGTACAGCACCCGCGTTCCGGCCGCCTCGCCGGGCCTCGCCGGTGGTGGGGTCGATGCTCCGTTCGCAGCGTCCATGACTCGCAGAGTGCTCCTCGTCTACCTGTGCTTCTTTACCCAGGCTCTGCCGCGCAGGCGCATACGTGCCGCGCCGAGCCTTTATTGGGTGGCATTTACCGGCCACCATCATACCCACACACCAGCGGGTTCTTCGAAGCCGCCGCTGCTCCCAGCACACGGGAGCTATTCGTGCATTGGGTCCAAAAAGGTGAAGTGGCGACCTTGTAGAGTGGAGCCTCATGAGCAGTCCGTTGGAAATTTTTCAGATTGACCCATCTCTCCCGCTCCCGAACCGGGCACACCCCGAAGACGCGGGCATCGATCTCTACTCTGCCGAGGACATCACCTTGAAGCCGGGGCAGCGCAGTCTGGTGGGTACGGGAATCGCCATGGCGGTGCCGGTTGGCAAGGTCGGCTTGGTGCACCCGCGTAGTGGACTGGCGGTAAAGAAGGGGCTGTCGATCGTTAACGCGCCCGGCACAATCGATGCTGGGTACCGCGGGGAGGTCAAGGTCAATCTGATCAACCTTGACCCCGAAGAGACAATCAACATCAGCCGCGGCGAACGCATCGCGCAGGTGCTGATTCAGAACGTCAGCCTCTGCGAGGTCGTCACGGTGGACAGCATCGACCAACTCGGGGAAACCACCCGAGGAAGCGGTGGCCACGGCTCCACCGGTACACGCTGAGACGTGGTCGGGCAGTCGAATCAGATAGTCGATTAAATTTAGTTACTAGCATTTAAAGACCAGCGGTGACACAGGCGAGCCTCTCATTAGTGAGTGCGGAAGGACAGTTGTTAAAAATGTGGCCCTTTTCTAAGAAGAAGAACGAGCCCAGTGGTGTAGAACCAAGCACACCTCATAGCCAGGCCGAGCAGGAGGTCCCAGGCGCGGCTGACGGTGCTGCGGCCGGCCCAACGGAAAATGAGCACCCCGTGCAGGGTGAGGATTTCGGCCCCTTCGACGGGGACACGCTGGACTACCGCGAATACAATTTCAGCGATTTCGCCAAGGGCGGGCTCGACCTGGGGTCCATGATGATTCCGGTTCCGCACGAGGCCGAGGTGCAAGTGGAAATGGGTGACGATGGCCCGCAAATGCTCCACATTCTCACCCCCTTCGGCCGGGTCACACCGGTCGCTTTCGCCGCCCCAACCACCGGCGAACTCTGGGATAACACGGTGCCGACGCTCATCGAAGGCATGGCAGCTGACGGGCTGGAGGCAACCACCGAGGAAGGGCCATGGGGCGCCGAGATCGTTGCCCAGTCCGGCGACGGCACACTTCGGGTTATTGGGGCCACGGGCCCGCGATGGATGCTGCGGATGACCCTCGCCGGACCACAGGAATCGGCTGAGCAGATGGCCGCCTTGGGGCGCGAGATTATCGCCCGCACTTTCGTCGTTCGAGGCACTGACCCGATCCCTGCCGGCGATCCGTTGCCGGTTCAGCTCCCGCAGGCCATGGTTGAGGAACTGGCACGACACCTGCAGGAAAAGCAGAACACCCCGGCGCAGCCGCAAATGCCCAACAAGGATGGCAATGACTAGCCCGGAAACTATCACTCTGGATCTGGACCAGCCTGGCCACCGCGGCGTAGTCATCGGCCAGCACGATGGTCAGATCGTCTTCGTCCGTGGCGGACTGCCCGGGGAGAAAGGTGTCGAGGTTGCACTGGACGCAGCGAAAAAGAATGGCAAACAAAGATTCCGCACGGGTGAAGCACTGACTATTGACCAGCCGAGCCCGCACCGCGTGCCAGGTCAGTGCGACGCCGCAGCTGTAGGAGCGGGTTGCTGCGACCTCGACTTCGTTGATGCCGAGGGCTCGCTGGACTTTAAGCAGGCGGTAGTCATCGACCAGTTCCGCCGCCTCGGCAAGTTCGAACTGCCGCAGGCTTTCCTCGATGCTCATGTCCGTGCGGCAAGCCTGTGGCCTTTTACCCATTACCGCCACCGCGTGCGCCTCGGAGTCGACGCGGAAGGGCAAACTGGTCTGCGGAAACCTAAAAGCAACGATATCGTCCCGGTAGACGAGGTCGATTGCGCTCAGTGGCTGCCCGGGCTGGCGGACGGCGTTGCCAGTCTGAACCCAAGCCCAGGCAGCGAAGTCGTGGTTGGCGTCGGCCGCGACGGTAAGCGCTCTGTTGTGGAGCTTAAAAAGACCCGCCGGGGCCGGAAGCGCCGTGTACTCGACGGCGAAGGCGAGGTGACTCATTCGCACTTCGGCGTGACTTGGAAGGTGCCGGTGGATGCGTTCTGGCAATCCCACATCTCTGCCAGCGCCTATTACGCCCGCTGGGTTGCCGACCGGCTGAACGGTGATTTGCATACCGTGTGGGATCTTTATGGTGGCTGCGGGGCGTTGTCCGCCGGCCTGCTGGGCTCTGCGCGCAACATTGAGATCGTGGACGTCGCAAGCAGCGCAACACATGCTGGACGGGACGCCTTCGCGGCAGACCGGGAGTCTCGTGCTGAAGGGGCGGGTACGGCCGTACGTTTCCGCAGCAGCGACGTCGGCGCGTGGCTGGAGAAGCTCGACGAGGTCGCGGATCTGGACGCCGTCGTCCTCGACCCACCGCGTACGGGCGCGGGGGCGGACGTCATTCAGAACGTCGCGCAGCACCGCCCACCGCGGGTGATTCACATCGGCTGCGATCCCGCCACGGCAGCCCGCGACGCGGGTATGTGGCGAGATGCGGGTTATGAGCTGCGTGAGATGGAGATCGTCGACGCCTTTGGGCTGACCCATCACGTCGAGACGTTGATGTACTTCGAGGCGGCGGGCGAATAACGCTGAAGGCGGTGTCCCCACTAGGATGGGGCGTGCACAAAGAATGTGGGATGGAGAGAAACTGAGTTCAATGGGAATCCTTGAAAATATTTCCTCACCAGCGGATCTGAAGTTGCTCGAAGAGGGCAAGCTTGATCAGCTGGCGCAGGAGATTCGGGAATTTTTGATTGAAAAAGTTTCCGCGACCGGCGGACACTTGGGGCCTAACCTCGGTGTCGTCGAGCTCACGATGGCGCTGCACCGCGTCTTCGACTCGCCGTCCGACCCTCTGATCTTCGACACGGGCCACCAGGCGTACGTCCACAAGATTTTGACGGGTCGTCGCGACCTCTTTGACACGCTGCGGCAGAAGGACGGCCTGTCGGGCTACCCCGACCGTGCGGAAAGCCCGCACGACTGGACTGAATCTTCCCACGCCTCGGCGTCCCTTTCTTATGCCGACGGACTGGCTAAGGCTTTCGAGCTCAGCGGTCAGACGCACCGTCACGTCGCAGCTGTCGTTGGCGATGGTGCTCTCACAGGCGGCATGTGTTGGGAAGCACTGAACAACATCGCCACCGGTAAGAAGCGCTCGATCGTCATCGTGGTCAATGACAATGGGCGTTCCTATTCGCCGACGATCGGCGGGTTGGCGGAGAACCTCGCTGCGCTGCGCCTGCAGCCCGCCTATGACAAGGTCATGGAGTCCGGGAAGAACACCCTTGGTCGCATGGGCTGGGTTGGGGACCGCGCGTTCCAGCTGATCTCCGGGCTCAAGGAAGGGGTCAAGCACTCTATCCTCCCGCAGGAAATGTTCTCCGATC
This window contains:
- a CDS encoding RNA polymerase sigma factor yields the protein MASQDSTTSGDSVQDASGTTGTAARKVAKKTARKAVKRTARKVTSATAAKKTASAAAATDAADVAASASEDAVEEPKKIAKKTAKKAAKKATRKVAKKTAKKTAKKTAKKTAKKTAKKAAKKTARKATKATAAAKTQEQLEAKSKDAEITANEDPEDVDEEFDHDVEPDLEDINEDLDEDLDDDLGDDLEDEDEDADEEEEDEDDEEESSTSKDGRDDSVWDEDESAALRQARRDAALTASADSVRAYLKQIGKVALLNAEQEVSLAKRIEAGLYANYRLKQIKESGERLSPMNRRDLREIDRDGRKAKNHLLEANLRLVVSLAKRYTGRGMAFLDLIQEGNLGLIRAVEKFDYSKGYKFSTYATWWIRQAITRAMADQARTIRIPVHMVEVINKLGRIQRELLQDLGREPTPEELAREMDITVDKVLEIQQYAREPISLDQTIGDEGDSQLGDFIEDSEAVIAVDAVSFTLLQDQLQDVLHTLSEREAGVVKLRFGLTDGMPRTLDEIGQVYGVTRERIRQIESKTMSKLRHPSRSQVLRDYLD
- a CDS encoding DUF308 domain-containing protein, which codes for MAKKNPAGGQPAVQPRAPQVASRMSLAALILGVLALPAGLLPLIGIFVAMIALVVAIIALVRANRHATARTYPIVGLVLAILAMGLALITTKVATEFPEQCQGLSDDKLTQCVKEHRGN
- a CDS encoding DUF3093 domain-containing protein — its product is MDAANGASTPPPARPGEAAGTRVLYSESQRVPLSWWLAAIGVVAIIAWQAQMGRDWWWLLVAGVIAAAPAAWGLIALSRTKIEVFENSQGERIIRAGDAQLPASVVDRTLVIPPTAKQAALGRQLDPAAFVIHKGWIPTMAMLVLDDPLDPTPYWLVSSKNPQKLLEALGRPIY
- the dut gene encoding dUTP diphosphatase → MSSPLEIFQIDPSLPLPNRAHPEDAGIDLYSAEDITLKPGQRSLVGTGIAMAVPVGKVGLVHPRSGLAVKKGLSIVNAPGTIDAGYRGEVKVNLINLDPEETINISRGERIAQVLIQNVSLCEVVTVDSIDQLGETTRGSGGHGSTGTR
- a CDS encoding DUF4193 domain-containing protein, which translates into the protein MATDYDAPRRSAEEELETDSLEGLKAAEKAEPAISDTDDGEIVEPFELPMEEVSGEELSTTVTPKQNDEFTCSECFLVQHRSRVGEKLSDTEFICVDCV
- a CDS encoding DUF3039 domain-containing protein, producing the protein MSATSTSTLERPKVDEREQTQDDTPKFFHYVKKDQIVESAVMGRLVVALCGETFPVTKQAKPGSPVCPECEEIYQSLRKK
- a CDS encoding ROK family protein — translated: MSTEQANSAEWAGITVGVDVGGSAIKAGFVDTRNHCLVGERFTAPTPQPATPEAVAGAVATLATQVLAQELGTGLPGASSLSRVQNLRIGVAIPSVVANQQARTAANIAHSWIGTRPAAVFDDALRKALSYGPSDRSALQVEWFFLNDADAAGISECGPCAAGEAADPEYSRLFLTFGTGIGSALFRGSRLYPNTELGHLTVLTDDGSPSAAEHWASAAVKARQHLSFPEWAARVSTVLNTYVALLRPQELILGGGISAESDRWLPKLELEEPSVRVSIARHFNSAGVIGAGLAASWGLRP
- a CDS encoding DUF3710 domain-containing protein, whose translation is MWPFSKKKNEPSGVEPSTPHSQAEQEVPGAADGAAAGPTENEHPVQGEDFGPFDGDTLDYREYNFSDFAKGGLDLGSMMIPVPHEAEVQVEMGDDGPQMLHILTPFGRVTPVAFAAPTTGELWDNTVPTLIEGMAADGLEATTEEGPWGAEIVAQSGDGTLRVIGATGPRWMLRMTLAGPQESAEQMAALGREIIARTFVVRGTDPIPAGDPLPVQLPQAMVEELARHLQEKQNTPAQPQMPNKDGND
- a CDS encoding DUF3099 domain-containing protein, which translates into the protein MSAAEKRAGRTRGTSATGARRFRRPGKRVDRITDAKKSQLEDWHHRRRLYLGLQIARIPVLVLAVILLWVTNNLMLGAVVAFISVPLPWVAVMLANESGEATKESEKVYKPGLVRANREALANSQLSQATSPQRQLEPSHVDSAGRHPVIDHKSED
- a CDS encoding DEAD/DEAH box helicase, whose translation is MKRTLRAWQQEALDLYQEQQPRDFLAVATPGAGKTTFALTLASMLLEKRVVQRLVIVVPTEHLKVQWALSAAAMGIALDAEFSNSSPFNNAFDGVAVTYAQVGMKPTKHYQVATAQKTLVILDEIHHAGDAKSWGDGVRLAYAHAERRLALTGTPFRSDDAQIPFVDYIEVPGTDGALESRADYTYGYSEALRDGVVRPVVFMAYSGHARWRSSAGEEFEARLGETLTPEQTARAWRTALDPKGEWIPAVLKAAHTRLLKLRTHIPDAGGLVIATDKTTARAYAKILSTISSTPVTVVLSDEVGASDRIKEFSASQDEWMVAVRMVSEGVDVPRLAVGVYATSAATPLFFAQAIGRFVRSRRKGESASVFLPSVPVLLDLASKLEKQRNHVLGVPKKDEEGWDDELLAQANREENEPDELTTYESIGAEAELDSLIYDGSTYGTTTLAGSAEEQDYLGLPGLLDAEQMRTLLQQRQADQVEARAREAEERKRREAEARRNGSAAGGMSGAEAHRRRVASEELPALRKELNALVNMTAARTGRPQGSIHNEARRNCGGPPTALCTAEQLRDRIAYLRDW
- a CDS encoding class I SAM-dependent RNA methyltransferase, whose protein sequence is MTSPETITLDLDQPGHRGVVIGQHDGQIVFVRGGLPGEKGVEVALDAAKKNGKQRFRTGEALTIDQPSPHRVPGQCDAAAVGAGCCDLDFVDAEGSLDFKQAVVIDQFRRLGKFELPQAFLDAHVRAASLWPFTHYRHRVRLGVDAEGQTGLRKPKSNDIVPVDEVDCAQWLPGLADGVASLNPSPGSEVVVGVGRDGKRSVVELKKTRRGRKRRVLDGEGEVTHSHFGVTWKVPVDAFWQSHISASAYYARWVADRLNGDLHTVWDLYGGCGALSAGLLGSARNIEIVDVASSATHAGRDAFAADRESRAEGAGTAVRFRSSDVGAWLEKLDEVADLDAVVLDPPRTGAGADVIQNVAQHRPPRVIHIGCDPATAARDAGMWRDAGYELREMEIVDAFGLTHHVETLMYFEAAGE